Part of the Schistocerca americana isolate TAMUIC-IGC-003095 chromosome 5, iqSchAmer2.1, whole genome shotgun sequence genome, caaagggaacaggtggcactcctgcctcttgtgctgcagtcttgctacgggtcgtcgggtgggatctgctcggtggatctgcgtctcccagacataaggatacttttaaggatagaatgtggatatgagacaattttactttttcgtctgaaaagacaattttgcttttttagtgtacatacagaagaggggagtccttatgactcacttgtgcaagatgcaatgctcagtgcaagagagcacgggtggaagacagcagcctgtactggacagtgttgtccaatgtgaacgtgccccggacactgaaataccctattaaagaatgggagagtcacactggggaagttccaaccacagttgcaggatctttgagccagaactcatggccacctagcactgtcaagtgtgtagcagcgtgtgcttgtaggtgacactccaaagagtgtcctgtggcatctacaccagttttagcgtatgtgtaacacaaatatcctctcgcagctactgcaggtacagggggaaggcagctgctcagctgcgactcacccgtagtactgcccgaggttttccttggtgggaggactggaacgaggtgcaccaagccttgtgattctcattgaggaactgttggagtgagacgtagtgactctgaggtcaagaaagctggcagtgaccagaacagggtgtgctgactcccccccctccccctcccaccatactgctttcagtgatgccattgcagaggattacactgtggttggtcatctggtttttatgtgggccagaacatgaagctttcctttgcttttttttgctaaattgactcatacttcaggacacaaacacctatacagagcaaatgtattggcatccagggttgggttatttggggggggagtgacagtttgttattgtttccgccccccctcacccagctaccctcaaaaatgcaactcgctagcaacctcgctgttagcatacgacagacatctacaattttaataacaataataaacacacaaaaatatattaaattattcaatataatagtaacaatacaaataggtggatcaaagaaggaagaaaacatagaacaaacaaaagaacttcataaagtgtacaaactgacatggacacactgtaataaaagaaacatttcagtacaaggcaaacacatgcgctataatacagttatagtatcagaagcactcttcgcatcagaaatgaccacaatctgtggaccaggcaccacaaagcagaaagaatacaatgcaaaatcctcagaaaattttttggagcagtgcacagagatggcatatggatgaagagatcaaccagagaattataagaacacagaggcagattcagtcacaatcagaaaacaccgactaacattctgtggacacatacacacaacgaACAGCGACAGaatcacaaagggatttaggatgtagtaaatgccttaatcaaaaaaaccagttggtttaaagagatagaagaatgccaaaacgagcaggaatcagaatggaaatgatgaatgaaagagacagattcagaatcaaaattatgaacataaaacttgaagtaaagggaaggaagaaaacagagaaaatatgtacatatcaaaggaaacaggaacacagtcaaagaatgaaaagattttgggaagagaaaagggaggaggaaagaaggaaaaagctgaacaaccatgtaacaacgaagttgaactctgtcagagtgtgtgctcaccatcattatttcaataaacattatgactgaacagaggtctgcaaacacatgtgaatgaggggaatactgtttctatcagtgatttccaactgtgttcgggaagtcattctttctgttgttgttgtatcggatctgttgacagctggtatgttcaacccagtggtgtgcagcattacccggctggaatgttgtcgatcagaccaaaagcatgtccttgtgggcagaccctagcacgagcaactgaaaagtgtcctttattaaatgtagcttgtcattgctggaagaacttggcatttttgacacacttctgtttccatgctacctccttctccaaaagttatgtgtgcatttggaaattggtgaagtatgaaatataaagacatcgtgtcattctgccacatctgtctgtagtgtgcattttggggtgcgtgtacgatacaaggcatttaggtatgatgaggttacttagccattaatgttcacaatggctggcataaaggaaacatgacaagtattacattagaaagcaacagcgatagctttccgaccgcataaattctactaggcagagtcagaagcagacacagtggcctgtgccagatacgagggttggaagtggctgaaatgtgagtcgtgggacaaagagaaagagagagagagagaacacacagacagcaccataaagcattccccatctctttctgcacagaatgcaccacactgctgccttcttaagtgcaccccagtagagcaggaaagacgggcaagaatggtggtcgagtgagttgtaaacggtaaaattcactggagtatgacgagtgagcacgtccccctgatcgtcgtggggttgactctcactaatgccgattcgcaagtgataagaaacagaaagtgacaagtgccgaattacgtgtttcacgtcaaccgtgtcggccagcaacaaccatggattgcagtgaggattgttgtgaatgttaaccatcagcattgcgtgtgacaaagtactgaaaatcagcaatcaataaaaagagataaccacaattagacgtgtaaggcaaaggtagcaactgcctcagaatttgtgtgttagtaggaaatatatatcagttgtacatcacaacctttgtgattcttaacaatagacaaactttcaatcattagctattccgtcccagaacagccgcattcggttgaaatactcctgaaaccacagcagaacaaccaatagcctttcatccattaagcacacggtcatatatcataataattaactgtttggtggcttcggtaaattacccaaaatccagtaaaggaattaatcgggggtgtttcaacacgaatgcttaaaaattcttttgtagttaacctattttcagattatgaagagttgtttgttacagcttgtatttttgttccaggcggccctgaacttgatggctgtagtgatgtcgtgaaggcacaaagttggaagttgttaaaccttcagaaacaagattttcaaaagtacttcttctcagataccaatatttcgcccctgtttgtgtcggatacacagacgtctcagttgttgtcacgtaatttgagtgtagtgactgaatctagaaaacagtttcttttgcttccctgtgccccaagcattatgtgcaatgcaggactcctaacaaaacaaacacacagagcacagccctctgtcttctcttgccgtttctgcagtttgggagcacagtccgaaagtcggactcatgttgaccggtctggcagggcgaaaatggtcaacgtgggttcgaagctggtgacagaacggactgctacagcacgagcaaaggtttttgtcggacccgaactgatgaaactcgtacgagaaaatggcctgaagaaaggtgacgtacttagcaTTGCtagcctggcgggaattgtggggtccaagcagacgtccagccttatccctctgtgtcataacatatctttatcctctgtggctgtggacattgaaccggactctgctctcaactgtgtgattataactggcacggcaaagtgtagagggcagacgggcatggagatggaagctctcgctgctgtatcggtgtctgccttaacagtgtacgatatgtgcaaagctgtgagtcatgacattgtgatatctgaaataatgcttctggccaaaagtgggggaactagaggagacttccaccggacatgagcatctgtgtggcagtgaaataagttaagtatacctggggtgatgtaggcaaatttcaaagtctgtccatagttatcataaattatatacacatcgaattggcctgaatataagttgcacctttaatttcgaaaaagagagaaacttaattaaaaataatttgtcaagttgcccatttacaaaagcttttcaaaatgtgatttacccttaaccagtttttttgtagtacactatagataaattacacacaaaaacaaagctttcagttgcagttttcatgtaagacactcttaacttcactaacattcattgttttgtcactgtcagtatttt contains:
- the LOC124616664 gene encoding cyclic pyranopterin monophosphate synthase-like, translated to MVNVGSKLVTERTATARAKVFVGPELMKLVRENGLKKGDVLSIASLAGIVGSKQTSSLIPLCHNISLSSVAVDIEPDSALNCVIITGTAKCRGQTGMEMEALAAVSVSALTVYDMCKAVSHDIVISEIMLLAKSGGTRGDFHRT